The following proteins are co-located in the Parachlamydia acanthamoebae genome:
- a CDS encoding RHS repeat domain-containing protein encodes GEPLGTHSYEYSAFHLLKEIDAKGHVTTYEYNPQGQLTGVIKEDAAVYYTYDSLGRKESVKTFFGHGDNDYTLDVFAYDLH; translated from the coding sequence AGGAGAACCCTTAGGAACGCATTCCTATGAATACTCGGCTTTCCATCTTCTGAAAGAAATAGATGCAAAAGGGCATGTAACCACCTATGAGTACAACCCTCAGGGACAATTAACCGGTGTGATTAAAGAAGATGCGGCAGTTTATTACACCTATGATTCATTAGGGCGGAAAGAATCCGTCAAAACCTTCTTTGGACATGGAGACAATGATTATACCTTAGATGTATTTGCCTATGACCTCCATG